Part of the Acidobacteriota bacterium genome, TCTTCTCCTTTTGCCTGAGCGCAGAATCGAACGCGCCGGAGTTAGCCAGCATAGTCAAGGCTGCGGCCAGGCTCAGCACGAAGGCAACAGCAATGACGACTTGGGGCTTGCGCCGGGTCAGCAAACCTGAGCGCTTTTGCTGGCTGGTTGTTTTTCCTGACATCTCACTCCTTTTACATGAATGGTTCTCGTTTAAACAAACTTAAGCGATTCATAGCTTCCCGTCGGTTGACCAAGACACTTGTAGGCTCTAGCGAGAACTTAAAAAACACTCTGATTTATGAAGATGCCCCAACCTCATTCGTTCGCTATTAATCAGGACGCGAATCGCGATCCGAATAATCCGACTGTCAAAGAAATAATTCTCAGGCGTGACCGCAGCATCCGTCGGCTACTGAACCCCTGACTACCAACTCACGAGATCTGCTTGTCGACAGCACAAACTAATGCGTTTGGGTTAACGGGCTTGAGCAGAACTTCGTCGGCGCCCGCCGCTCGGGCCTGGTCGGTCACCTCGCCGTCGCCGGTCACCATCACTACGGCAGTTCTCATGCGGTGCTCAAGTGCTCTGATGAACCTGACAAGCTTCACCCCGTCAGTTCCCGGCACGCGGTAGCTGAGCAGGACAACGTCGTATGGTTCGCTTCCGGCCAATCGCCCCATCGCGCAGTCTCGATCACCGCAGGTGGCGACTCTCCAGCCGCGTCTCTCAAAGATCTCCGCAAACAATTTGGCAATGGTCACGGACCCGTCTATGATCAGCATTGATTTCATGGCGGAAGAGCCTATGAGGAAAAAAGGAGAGGGAACGCAACGAGATTAGGACTTCCTGGGCAGTCGGTCCTCGCCACGAAGCGTACCCTCTCTAGCCGCTAAAGGAGAAACGACAACCTTTGTGACGGGCGCTCGCCCCAACG contains:
- a CDS encoding response regulator; protein product: MKSMLIIDGSVTIAKLFAEIFERRGWRVATCGDRDCAMGRLAGSEPYDVVLLSYRVPGTDGVKLVRFIRALEHRMRTAVVMVTGDGEVTDQARAAGADEVLLKPVNPNALVCAVDKQIS